CTCGTAATACAATTCATCATCGGCGCCACGACGGCGAGTTTATGTAGGGCAAATATACGTGCTCGCGCCAATCTTAGAACAGCTGAGCAGCCCGAACTCTTCTGACGGACCGCACCCGCACGTGTCGTTGACAGTCTTGGCGTCTAGGCACCGTACGTGCAACTTGATGAGGTCTAGCATTGGTGCGCCTGTCGGCATTGCAGCTCAGCAGCCgctcgccgatgccgccggtTCAAGGTGGTGTTTTGGCGTGTTTGTCATCGTGATGctcttccccttcccgcTGGCCGCCTTGGTCCAGAAATGCGGTTTGGTGCTGGAAGGCCTCCGAGAAAAGCGTCCCTGCTGCGCCAAATGAAAACCCCTGTTTGAGCTAGGATTTAGTAaggtagtgtacggaatataaCGTCGGGTTAGCTCCCCCGCCCCACCGGGCCGCAACGGTAGGAGCACGGAGGGTATCCGGGGGTCGTCGTTgaagaggtcccgccaagactaatttcggaacctaccgcttacaagtatttacaaaacgccaaggccacgacgacttcgagcaacatcaacaacgaagaatcgtaaagactcgtagcaacaacttcgcgaaacctcaaccaaattgaaagaaaagaaaacgaagttaacccgtaccctaaccttgacctacaccctaaccttaacccgaatcctaactagcggggggctgacGCCGCCCCCTATACCcttggcgaactaaccccttggcgatagagcaaacgccttagcgatcggggttgcgtaaaaacgctgtaaaaacattgccgacaattggccgaaattagtcttggcgggacctctttaacgtctacctATCCGGGGGCTGAGGCTTAGGTAGGGCTTGGCAGCTTAATTTGCCTTACGTCGCATGTAGCGTCATATCtcggtcgtggttatagaggtcccgccaagactaatttcggaggttgccgcttacaagtattacaatcgccacaggGTAAGCAGGGCCGCAACGACTTAAGAGCAACATCGATAATAgacaatcgcaaagactcaacaacaactttaccaAACCTCAACCCAATccaaaaaaaaagaaaacgaagttaacccgcaccctaaccttgaccctcaccctaaccttaacccgaatcctaactagcggggggctagcgccgcccccgtacccccggcgaactaacccgtggctaatccgtggcgatagtgcaaaccccttggcggtcttggcggggtactgacgttgtaaaaacattgccgacaattggccgaaattagtcttggcgggacctctataacctccagccaTATCTCTTCGGTTGAAGGCCATTTCCGCTGAAACCTATTTCCGCCATCAAGCTCCAAATATGCAGCCAAAATGAAACCGCTGTCTGCGCTtgccggcgccatcgccaggcgagcgcggcgcccagcgcgccgcgccagcggTTTCTTAAAGGGAGCCGCCATCGTTCTCGTGCTGTGCGTCCTTgaggcgctgctgcacgCATACACGCTCAGGGTCCCGCGCCCACCGCAGGATCTCGATGCGCCGTTCTCCAGGCAATGTCAAGATCCGCGCATCGCCGCGGCGAAGCCGCGCGAGAGTGCCGCGCTCGTCATGCTCGCCCGGAACTCGGAAATCGAAGAGGCCCGCCAGACGATCCAGAACATCGAGGCCCAGTTCAACCGCTGGTTCCACTACCCCGTGGTGTTCCTCAACAACGAGGAGTGGGACCTGGACTTCGTCCGCGAGCTCAACGCCTCGGTGAGCGGCCAGGCCATATTTGACGTCATCCCCAAGGAGGACTGGTCCTACCCCTCCTGGATCGACCCGGCCAAAGCCCGACAATCCATGTCCCTGCAGCAAAAAGCCGGCGTCTGGAACGGCGGCAAGGAATCCTACCACCACATGTGCCGCTTCTACTCGGGCACGTTCTACACGCACCCGGCCCTGGCTCCCTTCAAATGGTACTGGCGGCTGGAGCCCGGCGTGCGCTACACCTGCGCCATCACGTACGACCCCTTCGTCGAAATGGCGCGCCACGCCAAGACCTACGGCTTCACCGTCGCCCTGTGGGAAGAGCCCAACACATGCCCGTCGCTCTtccgcgccgtcgacgatTTCCGCACCCAACACGACATCCCGCTGACGCCCACCTGGAACGCCATGCTCGACACCAGCTCCTGGTCGCAGCAGGTCTGGCCCGTCCGCAagctgctgggcctgctcggccgcccaCACCACGCCCGCTCCGGCGCGCGCTGGAACCTGTGCCACTATTGGAGCAACTTCGAGATCGCGGACCTCGACTTCTTCCGCGGCGACGCCTACCAGGCGCTCTTCCGGCACCTggaccgccgcggcggctttTACCACGAGCGCTGGGGCGACGCGCCCGTCCACTCGCTGGCCGTGCacctgctgctcccgccgGGCAGGTTGCACCACTTCGCCGACTTTGGCTACCACCACGAGCCCTTCTTCCAGTGCCCCGGCAACGCCCCCGGTGGCCAGCTGCCCGGCAacgacgcgctcggcgacgccgcctgGTCGCCCGAGACCGACGGCGCCAtcggctgccgctgccagtGCCCGGACCAGCGCCGGAGGAATAACCGCGGGGTCTGCCTCGCCGCGATGCAGGCGCCCGCCGCGTTCCACCGGACTTCCTGGTGGGACCGCTATCGCGGGCGGTATCCTTATACGATTAATCTACCTGCGTGAGAGCGCATGGGGAAAATGATTTGGTGCTTTGGCGTGGGATCTGACATATCTTGTATCTCCTTCTCCTTTGATAGACGTCCAATATATATACAGGTGTGTGGGGTACGCTGGGAACCCACAGGGTCGGGTTGTGTCCTTTGGGATCTCCATGAACCGAGCCAAGGATTTTCGCGTGCCCTTGGCAGACAACCCACCGGAGGAGACAGGGGAGAGAAGACGGGTCAAGCCAGCCGGGTGAGAAAGCGTCCCGGCGGCTGGGAGCCTGGAACTGCGGGCTACGGATGGAAGACCAGAGGGCCGCACCAGGCATCTCTGTGACAGAAGCTGCACAATGGGCGAGTCCCTCATGAGCCCGCCAGCATAGCAGCCGATAAACAGGTCGGCGACTGCAGggtcggccgaggaggaccaAACAGGCAGAGGACCGTTTGGACGTCGGTGAACTTAAGATGGCAGCGCTGTGTCGGGCAGCAGCTGGTCGGTGGCGACTATATGTTCGTAGTGCGTTTAGCTGGCCTACAACTATAATAGAGCTCCTTGCGTCGTACTGGACATACCGATTCGTCCCACATGTCGCCTACAACCACCATGCCAACACCGTCGAGCCAGTCAAATGGCGGTTCCTACATCGGCTATACAGCAGCCCCACCCCTAAATCTGGGTAATGCCCTAGTTGCCTAAGGGCTCCGGACTAgcaagctagatatagaggCGGCAAAGGCATCCCtcctactatacctatttGGTCTATAGCCTGTTTCTAGAGaacaactatatatagggaaGGGCGCTAGAGACGGCGTTCAGAAGAtgatcctagctatatccaaGGGCTTCCGTTTTACTAAGATCTATTATAAATAACTGTAGACTAGCTAGGTtaggctatcctatagcaacttactatctataatcCGTCTTTAGACCTAAGAGGCAAAGCCCTTcttttagctataggcgATCCTACGACTAACGTACTCTATTAGCAACGGCTAGCCTTAGAGGTAGACTACCGTCTTTTTATTAAAAGCAACGTAGTAGTAGAGTTCATTAGTAATAAGGGCCTACTCTttgctatttatatatttaagctAGCTAAAGCGAAACTTATACTATCTCTCTCTATAGTAATCGGTTAGCTAACGCTTTAGAGAAGCAACGCCTAGGGCCAACGAATAATGTAGTTACATTGtataaaagctatactttatatatatatactctataaccTTATATAGAGTCTTCTACTAGTTCGTTAGAAGGTCGAGAATCTTATCCTTATATTTTCTCTAGTTAAGAGGTCGGGATAGCCTCTCTAGTAGCATTTTAGATAGTCGATATTGCTCGACTATACTCTAAGAACGTTTAGTGTTAAAGTATAAAAGAGAAATGTAGAAAAGAACAAAAGgttataagctctatatttaactttagtatatatatcgactAAGGCTGTTAATATAATAGTTATTATCTGCTATATCAGTGCctcctatagtataagcctAAAAAGAGCAGTTCTAAGATTTCCTAACCTTCTAGgttggtatatataggaatTCCTAACCTTGGTACAACCTTTTATTGGCTAGGGCGATTGTAGGAAAGTAGGTACTTCCACCTCTTCGACTTATAGTGGTTGTTTTCTACCGAAGTGTACTGTGCTAGTCCATTTACAATACACTAGCGCAATAAGGTCCCgctaagatatatatatcgaagacTGTTGCTaacaagtatttacaatcgctaTAGGGTAAGCGAGGTGGCGACGACTTTAagtaatattattattattattattattaatcttacactaaagagatatatagtgcttcgctactaagggcaagcggtccctccacctctatatataccaccCTAGTATAGCGCCTATGCTACGTACCTACGTTGCACAATTGTAAAGACTCAtcgcaacaactttataAATCCttaaccaaatcgaaaaaaaaaagaaaaaataGAAAGCTAAGATAACCTAtactctaactataacctatatcctaactataacctaaaccctaatTTAGAGGGAGCTAGCGTCGCTCTCtatacccctagcgaactaactGCTTAGCAATAGTGTAAACGCCTTAGCGATCGGGGCTATATACAATACAATGCTTGTTTGTTTATTAGTTTAGTTCTTACCTCCACTTTTTAACAGGGGGCTATAGCCAACCAAAGTCTACCTTCTAACTCGCCTATTCCGTTCTCTAGCCTCATCCTCTCTAGATTCGAAGTTCAAGTAACGTACGTTCAAGTATAGTAAAGCAATGGATTAAACGCAATTATCCTATTTAGTTGACTAGCTAGGCACCAAAGGAAGTTACATTATAAGTAGATGCTTCAGTGCCTTCTAACTTTCTATTACAGTTAGTCTATTGTATACTAAGATAGCTAGGCAAGTACCTAATAGCTCTAGTGATTTAGAGCCCTTGTTGTAATCTACTAAAAGTACtaaactaacaaacaaatAAGGGGGGCATtgtaataacgttgtaaaaacattgccgacaattaGCTAAAATTAGTCTTAGCGGGACCTCGAGAACATCTAGCGAGTTGAGACGCTCTACTTTGTCCTTTTGTCCTATAAGCAAGGGTGCTAAGGGGCAAATGTAGAAGCACTAAGACCTAACGAAGTAGAAGTCGACACTTCGGTAGCTCTTACTAAATATAGTCCTCGTTGCTTCTCATTAGGGCTTAAGGCTCCTACATCGCTATAGTCGATTGCTAGCTAAGGCACCTTGTAGTGCTATATTTAGAACAGTTTCTTACCTAATCACGTTCGACAACCTAGACTTATCTAGTTAGCCCTAATCAATagtctataaaagtataaAAGCTTATCTAAAAGAACAacctaaatatatagatattagAGAGTTGTACTACTCTAAAtggctaatatatatatagtaattGGATTCCAATTATAGAATCGACTAGGACCCCCTCTTCTTTATCTTATCTCCTTATAGCATTAGAATATCTCTATTTATTACTATTCCCCCTCTAGTATATCTACTAAACGCCCTTAGTCTATCGCTTCGACAATAGTCGACCCTCCTTAGTCTATCTCAGGGagtatagccctatatattttatatagcttatataggcATTTTCTTCCCTAGCGCTTGTCCTTCCCTCTTCTCTTCTTGCCCCTTCCCCTACCTCCTTTTCCTTTAGGGAGAGATAGGAATAATatcactataaggtatataacaGAGCTAACAATGGATAGActattagtaggctagctataggttcAACTAGAAGCTTAGCTAGTACCTCGATATCTAGCCTTCTATACCTCCCTCTTAGGCTAGATATATTGGCTTCTATATTGTTGAAATTAGTATATAATGTCAataatataactattagtAAGAAACTTTATCGAATTGTTTCTTAGCTTAGTATAAATAGCATTAGTGGCAAATAATTGTCTTAAAGGCACCTagatagtataatactatataatttAATAGCGGTAGAGGCTCTCGaaatatatagcgattattAATAGGATACCTAAGAGCATTGCAATAGGTTATAGAAGTAGGGGCTACGGGCTAAGGATGAATTTAATTCCAATGCTTTGTACATTTCCTATCTAAGTATTGCTACTTTCTCTCTCTACTAGAAACTAGGTACTAAGGCAATAGAAAACGTAGGCTATGTTTATATCTAATaaacgtatatatatataagcacCGAAgacttatatagataggaAAACGTGTTGTAAGCTATAGGAATAGGCTTGTATAAATTCCTATTCCTATGTAAGGAGCTTGGCAAGCAGGTGAAATCCCTGCTAGGAGCTTGCTAGAGCTTCcctttatatctatatatattctcATATTCCTTATTGTCTTACCTTATTCCAACTAGCTATAGTCTTCTACTACTAATGACCTTCCTTTAGAACTACGCTTTGCTAGTtctctacaatataataAACGCTAATTTATAACGCTAACCTTATAGAGtatacactatattcctaGCCTTATTATTAGGCAAACTATAGTTGATTGTTctatctataatagcgttATAGAATTGCTAGTATAGTTAATTAGTCTACTTCCCAAAGTCTAAGAAATTCTTAGACTTAAAGTTACCTAACTAGGCACCTTCCAAGCTCCTATCCTAGCCCCTGCTTATCTATACCCAGATCCTTCTAAATCGAACTAATAGCaaagcttatatatatagaactacaactatatatagttgcttAAGAAGTAAATTATATAAATAAAGAATAAAGTTTAAGTTTATCAATAGCTACAACATTAGCGACTAGCGTATAAGAAGATAGATccgtagctatatagctaagggcTAGAACGCTAGTAGGAAGCTTACCTAGCTATTGAGGAAGAAGGCGTAAAAAGCGCTAATAGCTACCGCTAGCTCGCCTATAGCGCTATCTGCCTATTGGCAAATATTACTATTACCGCCCGCCTAGGttagtatagctaccctGTTTCCTTATAGCTCGTTAGTCCTCCTAAGCTTgctcctagtatatatatagctcacTATACAGTCCCTTAGCCTAGGCGTCCTCGAACAAGGTAGGTATCCTAGCATTACCTAGCCTTCTTTAAAAAcctagtactactatatagtagctagagtCTAATTGCTAACTTActatttagctatttctTTCTTTATAAATATTTAGCATCTTCCTAAGCTAGACAACGTTCTTAACTATACTTTAGAGCTACGTTCAAattatattatactaatcCTATAGgataaagtatataagcaAATTATCTGCTCTACTTACTGCCTTTGCAAAGTCTCTATACTCTAGGACTAACTTAGTAGCAGATTTCTATAAggcaatagctatatttatagctatattccctagtatacctatatcccCTAGCTAGGATAGTATAGCGGCGTATATACGCTACCTCTATATCGCTCTCTAGCTTGTTAATGCCTAGCTATCTAGCAATAACGCTATAGCCAATAAAAACGTAACTATAGTAATAatactagcgctatataaacGCTTCTAAAGGtcctactactatagctagctatatctcaatagtatatagcgtatagtTGAGATATATAGCGGCATTGGCGGATTTATAAAAAGCAACCCTACCTAGGCTTGCAAAGTACTCTAGTACGTATTAAGGCACTATCTCCTACCCCCCCCActcttatatacctactaagtctacctttatagagcCGATATCGAGTGCTCTCTCTACCTTAGTATACCTACCTGCTTTACCATCTACAAGGTCGAAGCCTCGATCCTATATACTCGTACTATCTTAGACCTACCTTTGCCGCTAGACTACTACCacccctatatatctaccgTAGCCCAACTTATATCGGTGCTCTTGCCTACCCTCGCTACCTTCCTCTACGATATAACGTACACCGCTTActtcctctatactatagccccTTTAAGCTCGCTACCCTATTATAAAACTACTAAGCTACTTAGTAACGCTATCTACAATACCTTTatctagctagcctactatatctaggcgCTATCGCTACTAGTTAGAGCAATAGCCACTAGTTATACTACTAGTACGTTATATCTCGTTGTTAAAATCGATACT
The nucleotide sequence above comes from Thermothielavioides terrestris NRRL 8126 chromosome 6, complete sequence. Encoded proteins:
- a CDS encoding glycosyltransferase family 15 protein (CAZy_ID 269772), with amino-acid sequence MKPLSALAGAIARRARRPARRASGFLKGAAIVLVLCVLEALLHAYTLRVPRPPQDLDAPFSRQCQDPRIAAAKPRESAALVMLARNSEIEEARQTIQNIEAQFNRWFHYPVVFLNNEEWDLDFVRELNASVSGQAIFDVIPKEDWSYPSWIDPAKARQSMSLQQKAGVWNGGKESYHHMCRFYSGTFYTHPALAPFKWYWRLEPGVRYTCAITYDPFVEMARHAKTYGFTVALWEEPNTCPSLFRAVDDFRTQHDIPLTPTWNAMLDTSSWSQQVWPVRKLLGLLGRPHHARSGARWNLCHYWSNFEIADLDFFRGDAYQALFRHLDRRGGFYHERWGDAPVHSLAVHLLLPPGRLHHFADFGYHHEPFFQCPGNAPGGQLPGNDALGDAAWSPETDGAIGCRCQCPDQRRRNNRGVCLAAMQAPAAFHRTSWWDRYRGRYPYTINLPA